TTGGCGTTGGCGGGGCGCTTCTTCTTGGCCGGGGCCTTCTTCTCTTGAGATTTTTCTGTAGATTTCGGTTCCTGAGGCTTGACTTCTTCTGTGGTTTTGACTTCTGTTTCTTCTGCCATAATATACCTCTTGGAAAATGATTAATAGACGCGCGCAAAGATAGTAATTTTTGCAAAAATTATCAAGTGAGGGCACCCTAGCCCCCAGATCCTAGCCCCTATTCTCCAACCAATGGGCAAGGACGGTGATATCGGCGGGGCGGACGCCGGGGATGCGGCTAGCCTGCCCCAGCGTGAGCGGCTTGTGGGCGTTCAGGCGCTGGCGGCTCTCGATGCTGATGGCGGTCACCTGCATAAAATCCATGTCGGCGGGAAGCCGGACCGACTCCATCTTCTTCTGCTCGACAATTTCCCTTTCCTGGCGGTCGAAGAAACCCGCGTAGAGTTCCTGGGCGTACATGTACCACTGGTCGCGGCGGGTGAGCTGCATATCGGGCAGAGCCACTTTGAAGAAGGCCTCGGGGTCAATGCCGGGGCGGCGGAACACGTTAATCCAGCGGGTGCGCTCCATCGCGAGGGCTTGGCCACCCGCGGCGAGGATTTCGTTTGCCAGCTCGGGCGTGGCCGACTCGTCCACCATACGGGAATGAGCCACATCCATCAGTTCACGGCGGCGCTTCCAGTCGGCGTAGTCATCATCCGAAATCATGCCGATTTCGTGAGCACGTTCCTTGAGGCGCATCTCGGCGTTGTCGCTACGCAAGAAAAGGCGGTATTCGGCGCGGCTCGTGAACATCCTGTAAGGCTCGTCGAGCAGGATGTTCGAGAGGTCGTCCGCCATTACCCCCAGGTAACTGTCGGAACGGCCTAAAATAAAGGGGCCCTCCCCCTTTATTTTCAGAGCCGCATTGATGCCAGCCAGCAATCCCTGGCCCGCAGCTTCTTCGTAGCCGCTCGTGCCGCAGACCTGGCCCGCAAAGTAGAGCCCCGGAACCTTCTTGCACTCGAAGGTCGGGTAAAGTTGCGTCGCGTCGACGGAGTCGTATTCCACCGCATAGCCGATTTGCAACACGCGGGCGCGCGTAAGCCCAGGAATCGTGTGGATGGCGGCGAGCTGGATGTCGGCAGGCAGGCTCGAACTGAACCCGTTGATGTACACGCGACCGATGTCCGCCTGTTCCGGTTCCAGGAACAGCTGGTGCCCGTCGCGGTCGCCAAAGCGGTTAATCTTGTCTTCGATGCTCGGGCAGTAACGCGGCCCCTTGCCGTGGATGCGCCCGCTGAACATGGGGCTGTCCTTGAAGCCGCTGCGCAAAATGTCGTGCGTCTTGACGTTCGTGCGCGTAATCCAACAGACGCAGTCGTTGCGAACAAACTTGCTTGCCGGGTCGCCCCAGAAATAATCGGCGGCGCGTCCGGGGACAGTCTCCGCCAAGTGGCGGTCGCTCATCGGCCAGGGCACATCGTCGCCGTGCTGCACGTCGCATTCGTCAAAATCGATTGAATCGGGATCCAGCCTACTCGGGGTGCCCGTTTTGAGGCGGCGCAGCGCAATCCCTTCGCGGGCGATACATTCCGACAACTTATCTGCACTCGGTTCCCCCACGCGCCCACCGATGCTCGTCTCAAGCCCGGTGAACATCTTGGATGCCAAGAATGTTCCGCTCGTTATCACGAGCGCGCGCGTGATATAGCGGTCGCCGTTCAGCAGAGTCAGTTCCAGGCGCCCGTCCGGCATACGTTCGAACGCGGCGAGTTCTCCCTGGACAACAGAAAGACCCGGCAAATTCGTAATCACTTCGCGGGCAATTTCGCTGTAATACTTCATGTCGCACTGAGCACGCGGGCCCCACACAGCAGGGCCCTTGCTCATGTTGAGCATGCGGAACTGGATGCCCGCCTTGTCGGTCAAAAGCCCCATCAGGCCGCCGAGGGCGTCAATGTCGCGCACAATCTGGCCCTTGGCCACACCGCCTACGGCTGGGTTACAACTCATACGCCCGATGGCATTAATATCCATCGTGAACATGGCGGTCTTTACGCCCAATTTCCAGGCGGCGTGCGTCGCCTCGATGCCAGCATGGCCGCCACCGATGACAACAACGTCATATTCCGCTAATATCATGATTCACCGAATCAACTTACAATGCAAAAAAAGGCACACCGATGGTGTGCCCGAACGAATGATTACTTAGTAACAGGAGCGGCAGGCTTGGTCGTATCGGCCTGGGCCGGAGCCTCCAGTTTCCATTCCACCGGCTTGCCGCCGAGGAGAGCCTTGATGTCGGCCTTGATCTGGTCCTTTTCTCTTTCGATAGAACCATAGAGTTTGTAGGAGCCATCCGGGTTCACGAGGTAAATCTTGGGAACATAACCATCGCTGTAGAGTTCACCGAACTGGCGGTGTTCGTCCCAGCCGACCTTGATATTATCGTTCCACTTGAGATCGTCAATGAACGTACGGATGCCACGCTTCGGGTTTCCACCAGAGGCGACAGCGAGCGTCGTGAGTCCGTCCTTCGCAAATTCGTCGGCAATTTCAAGAATCACCGGAGCGGCATGGCGGCAATGCGGGCAAGTCGTGGAGAAATAGAACACGAACAGCGGCCTGTTGGAATATTCGCCGAAAGTTTCACCGGAATAGCTGATACCGGTCACCTTCACGGCGGGGTTCATCTTGGCAGGCATACCATTCACAAGGGTGTCGCCACGGAGGCTGGCCACTTCGGCCTTGAGCTTTTCCTCTTCTTCGCGCTGCTTCTTGACTGCTTCTTCACGGAGGGAATCCATCTTGGCCCTGTAACGGGTTCCAATAGAATCCAGGGACTCCTTGGACAACTGGAGATTGAAAGTAGTATCCAAAGCCTTCTTAGCACCATCGAGGATACCCATTTCAAAATATGCCGTTTCGAACTCAGTATTGAACTGGTTTCCGATATTGCCAAAGTTGCTCCCGAGTTGCATACCGACCAAGTAGGAGAACTTGACGTTCATCGAGGAATTAGCTTCGATCT
This DNA window, taken from uncultured Fibrobacter sp., encodes the following:
- a CDS encoding redoxin domain-containing protein → MKSKIFVYGACVLALVACNQEKQAPAAITPNSTDDQKFAYMLGTQMGEHAFGSLARQMGEYVNQNALIQGARDMVKASKDTAFKVQLEPDTIGIINSHYAAIARERYEATRPDSVTIATRDRMGIMAYSDSVQRTLPIKAADEGVTLPVKIEANSSMNVKFSYLVGMQLGSNFGNIGNQFNTEFETAYFEMGILDGAKKALDTTFNLQLSKESLDSIGTRYRAKMDSLREEAVKKQREEEEKLKAEVASLRGDTLVNGMPAKMNPAVKVTGISYSGETFGEYSNRPLFVFYFSTTCPHCRHAAPVILEIADEFAKDGLTTLAVASGGNPKRGIRTFIDDLKWNDNIKVGWDEHRQFGELYSDGYVPKIYLVNPDGSYKLYGSIEREKDQIKADIKALLGGKPVEWKLEAPAQADTTKPAAPVTK
- the mnmG gene encoding tRNA uridine-5-carboxymethylaminomethyl(34) synthesis enzyme MnmG; amino-acid sequence: MILAEYDVVVIGGGHAGIEATHAAWKLGVKTAMFTMDINAIGRMSCNPAVGGVAKGQIVRDIDALGGLMGLLTDKAGIQFRMLNMSKGPAVWGPRAQCDMKYYSEIAREVITNLPGLSVVQGELAAFERMPDGRLELTLLNGDRYITRALVITSGTFLASKMFTGLETSIGGRVGEPSADKLSECIAREGIALRRLKTGTPSRLDPDSIDFDECDVQHGDDVPWPMSDRHLAETVPGRAADYFWGDPASKFVRNDCVCWITRTNVKTHDILRSGFKDSPMFSGRIHGKGPRYCPSIEDKINRFGDRDGHQLFLEPEQADIGRVYINGFSSSLPADIQLAAIHTIPGLTRARVLQIGYAVEYDSVDATQLYPTFECKKVPGLYFAGQVCGTSGYEEAAGQGLLAGINAALKIKGEGPFILGRSDSYLGVMADDLSNILLDEPYRMFTSRAEYRLFLRSDNAEMRLKERAHEIGMISDDDYADWKRRRELMDVAHSRMVDESATPELANEILAAGGQALAMERTRWINVFRRPGIDPEAFFKVALPDMQLTRRDQWYMYAQELYAGFFDRQEREIVEQKKMESVRLPADMDFMQVTAISIESRQRLNAHKPLTLGQASRIPGVRPADITVLAHWLENRG